One genomic region from Pseudanabaena sp. FACHB-2040 encodes:
- a CDS encoding inositol monophosphatase family protein — MPDLPTPRQIIETLLPQLRVAAAYAYEIQSRIASLPSKDADNFFGAALSDADLSVQTFIEVAMLGLFPQVRFFGEEHEKTYNTKYFRGITLGEQDDYLVTLDPIDGTRFYLDGHSNFQIILSVLNRDDFEGAIAITPAQNIYYYALRGQGAFKGHLHDSLEDCVPLQVESPQNAVFLGFSMGGLAKPLQDRYSVISVSTDYSQQTRIPSVNGLLSGEISGAVLAKGNFIDGAALAFIAREMGYIATTLDGSPFPPLHTCENYQLPGLVIAATEQILMDLLRAVKAQL; from the coding sequence ATGCCTGACCTGCCAACGCCGCGCCAGATTATCGAAACGCTGCTGCCTCAGCTTCGCGTTGCGGCTGCTTACGCCTACGAAATTCAGTCTAGAATCGCCTCTCTCCCCTCTAAAGATGCCGACAACTTCTTCGGGGCGGCCCTATCCGATGCCGACCTCTCGGTTCAGACCTTTATCGAAGTCGCCATGCTAGGGCTGTTTCCCCAGGTGCGATTTTTTGGAGAGGAGCACGAAAAGACCTACAACACCAAGTACTTTCGGGGCATTACCCTAGGCGAGCAGGACGACTACCTGGTGACGCTCGACCCGATTGACGGCACTCGCTTTTACCTAGATGGGCACTCAAATTTTCAGATTATTTTGTCGGTGCTAAACCGGGATGACTTTGAGGGTGCGATCGCAATTACCCCTGCCCAAAACATCTACTACTACGCGCTCCGAGGGCAGGGGGCCTTTAAGGGTCACCTGCACGATTCTTTGGAAGACTGCGTGCCTTTGCAGGTTGAGTCTCCTCAAAATGCGGTTTTCTTGGGCTTTAGTATGGGCGGTCTAGCCAAACCCTTGCAGGATCGCTACTCAGTCATCAGCGTCAGCACCGACTATTCCCAGCAGACCCGAATTCCCAGCGTCAACGGCCTGCTCAGCGGCGAAATTTCGGGGGCAGTGCTAGCCAAAGGTAACTTCATCGATGGGGCAGCTCTGGCCTTTATTGCCCGTGAAATGGGCTATATCGCCACTACCTTAGACGGTTCACCCTTTCCGCCGCTGCATACCTGTGAGAACTACCAGCTTCCTGGCCTAGTGATCGCAGCAACGGAGCAGATCTTGATGGATCTGCTCCGCGCAGTTAAAGCTCAGCTCTAG
- the recA gene encoding recombinase RecA, producing the protein MAKASADNSDKQKALSLVLSQIERNFGKGSIMRLGDAGRMKVETISTGALTLDLALGGGLPKGRVIEIYGPESSGKTTLALHAIAEVQKAGGTAAFVDAEHALDPEYSKRLGVNIEELLVAQPDTGEVGLEIVDQLVRSSAVDIVVVDSVAALVPRAEIEGEMGDTHVGLQARLMSQALRKITGNIGKSGCTVIFLNQLRLKIGVSYGNPETTTGGNALKFYASVRLDIRRIQTLKKGTEEFGIRAKVKVAKNKVAPPFRIAEFDVIFGEGISTIGCLVDLAEQNGIVTRKGAWYSYNGENISQGRDNAIIYMKENPQVAQDIEQALKQKLMSGNAAPIEVEPGDEAEEEVLEDQDF; encoded by the coding sequence ATGGCTAAGGCTTCAGCGGATAACTCCGATAAACAAAAAGCGCTCAGCCTGGTGCTAAGCCAGATTGAGCGAAACTTCGGCAAAGGCTCCATCATGCGGCTGGGCGACGCGGGCCGGATGAAGGTGGAGACAATCTCAACTGGAGCGCTAACGCTAGATTTGGCGCTGGGGGGCGGCTTGCCTAAGGGCCGAGTAATTGAGATCTATGGGCCAGAGAGCTCTGGTAAGACGACGCTGGCGCTACATGCGATCGCAGAAGTCCAAAAAGCGGGGGGCACCGCTGCCTTTGTCGATGCTGAACATGCTCTCGACCCAGAGTACTCCAAGAGACTGGGCGTCAACATTGAAGAACTGTTGGTCGCTCAACCCGATACTGGAGAAGTGGGCCTAGAGATCGTCGATCAGCTGGTGCGATCCTCTGCGGTAGATATTGTGGTGGTGGACTCGGTAGCGGCCCTGGTGCCTCGCGCCGAAATCGAAGGTGAAATGGGCGATACTCACGTCGGCCTACAGGCCCGCCTCATGAGCCAAGCCCTGCGGAAAATTACCGGCAACATCGGCAAATCTGGCTGTACTGTAATTTTCCTCAACCAGCTCCGGCTCAAGATCGGTGTTTCCTACGGCAACCCAGAAACCACAACCGGCGGCAATGCCCTTAAGTTTTATGCCTCGGTGCGGCTCGATATTCGCCGCATCCAAACCCTGAAAAAGGGTACTGAGGAGTTTGGCATTCGGGCCAAGGTGAAGGTGGCTAAAAACAAGGTGGCCCCTCCCTTCCGCATAGCTGAGTTTGACGTGATCTTTGGGGAAGGTATCTCAACCATCGGCTGTCTGGTCGATCTGGCTGAGCAAAACGGCATTGTCACCCGCAAGGGAGCCTGGTATAGCTACAACGGCGAAAACATCAGTCAGGGCCGCGACAATGCCATTATCTACATGAAAGAAAATCCCCAGGTTGCCCAGGACATTGAGCAGGCGCTAAAGCAAAAGCTTATGTCGGGCAACGCGGCTCCCATTGAAGTTGAGCCGGGAGATGAAGCGGAGGAGGAAGTCTTAGAAGATCAAGACTTCTAA